The following are from one region of the Amycolatopsis sp. QT-25 genome:
- a CDS encoding AzlD domain-containing protein, with protein MDPLDLIIAGGVLAAGTFAFRFAGPVLKARFTVSPKAEKLMARSAVVLLAALVAVAALTEGHEFAGYARPAGVLVGGVLAWRKAPFALVVVAAAATAALLRLAGVP; from the coding sequence ATGGACCCGCTGGACCTGATCATCGCCGGCGGCGTGCTCGCTGCCGGGACCTTCGCCTTCCGATTCGCCGGGCCGGTGCTGAAGGCGCGGTTCACCGTGTCGCCCAAGGCCGAAAAACTGATGGCGCGTTCGGCCGTCGTGCTGCTGGCCGCGCTGGTCGCGGTCGCCGCGCTCACCGAAGGCCACGAGTTCGCCGGATACGCCCGCCCCGCCGGGGTCCTGGTCGGCGGTGTGCTCGCCTGGCGCAAGGCGCCGTTCGCGCTGGTCGTCGTGGCGGCCGCCGCGACCGCCGCCCTGCTGCGGCTGGCCGGGGTCCCCTGA
- a CDS encoding APC family permease, giving the protein MSTPTLRRGLRTLGTLLITLSAISPASSVFIIAPGVISGAGTGAFYSFVAAAVVGVFMAFVYAELASAFPLAGGEYAIVTRTLGRLPGFAVLGLMIITQVLIVAVIALGVGTYLGALMPGVPGAVIAAVTCVVAAVVGVFDIKLNAWVTGIFLAIEILALIVVSALGLLNPARSFTDLLAHPVASDGGPATVGAIAIATSVAIFAYNGYGSAVYFGEETQDASRGIARAILLALGITVLAELIPVTAVLLGAPDLNALFASGNMLSYFIDSRGGGTLDTVLGLAVALAIINAVLAIVLISSRMLFSSGRDRAWPSPVNRALSAVHPKFGTPWVATVGTGLVAALLCFVDPKLLLVVTSTSIVAVYAALCLGAIVGRRTGATAHAEYRMPWFPVAPVLALAVLAFVVYQNLLDPAVGRPSLIVTACVTLLSIAYYLLVLRRKGGWKLADVTEEKAEEPA; this is encoded by the coding sequence GTGTCCACTCCCACCCTGCGCCGCGGTCTGCGCACGCTCGGCACGCTGCTCATCACACTGTCCGCGATCAGTCCCGCCTCGTCGGTCTTCATCATCGCGCCGGGGGTGATCTCCGGGGCCGGGACGGGCGCCTTCTACAGCTTCGTGGCCGCCGCGGTCGTCGGGGTGTTCATGGCCTTCGTCTACGCCGAACTCGCGTCGGCGTTCCCGCTGGCGGGCGGCGAGTACGCGATAGTCACCCGGACGCTCGGCAGGTTGCCGGGCTTCGCCGTCCTCGGCCTGATGATCATCACGCAGGTGCTCATCGTCGCGGTGATCGCGCTCGGCGTCGGCACCTATCTCGGCGCGCTCATGCCCGGGGTGCCCGGTGCGGTGATCGCCGCCGTGACGTGCGTGGTCGCGGCCGTCGTCGGGGTGTTCGACATCAAGCTCAACGCCTGGGTCACCGGAATCTTCCTGGCGATCGAGATCCTCGCGCTGATCGTGGTCAGCGCGCTCGGACTGCTGAACCCGGCGCGGTCGTTCACCGATCTGCTCGCGCATCCGGTCGCCTCGGACGGCGGCCCGGCCACGGTCGGTGCCATCGCGATCGCCACCTCGGTCGCGATCTTCGCCTACAACGGCTACGGCTCGGCGGTGTACTTCGGCGAGGAGACGCAGGACGCCTCCCGGGGGATCGCCCGCGCGATCCTGCTGGCGCTCGGGATCACGGTGCTCGCGGAACTGATCCCGGTGACCGCCGTCCTGCTCGGCGCGCCCGATCTGAACGCGCTGTTCGCCTCGGGGAACATGTTGTCCTATTTCATCGATTCGCGCGGCGGGGGAACCCTCGACACGGTGCTGGGCTTGGCCGTCGCGCTCGCGATCATCAACGCGGTGCTGGCGATCGTGCTGATCAGCTCGCGGATGTTGTTCAGCAGTGGCCGTGACCGCGCCTGGCCGTCGCCGGTCAACCGCGCGCTGTCCGCCGTGCATCCGAAGTTCGGGACGCCGTGGGTGGCCACCGTCGGTACCGGCCTGGTCGCCGCGCTGCTCTGTTTCGTCGACCCGAAACTGCTGCTGGTGGTGACGAGCACGTCGATCGTGGCGGTCTACGCGGCGCTGTGTCTCGGCGCGATCGTCGGCAGGCGCACCGGCGCCACCGCGCACGCCGAGTACCGGATGCCGTGGTTCCCGGTCGCGCCGGTGCTGGCGCTGGCCGTGCTGGCGTTCGTCGTCTACCAGAACCTGCTCGACCCGGCGGTGGGACGGCCGAGCCTGATCGTCACCGCCTGCGTCACCCTGCTTTCGATCGCGTACTACCTCCTGGTGCTGAGGCGGAAAGGCGGCTGGAAACTGGCCGATGTCACCGAAGAGAAGGCCGAGGAGCCCGCTTGA
- a CDS encoding PaaI family thioesterase produces the protein MTALTLEDARKGLASQPFSVLLKARVAAFGNGAATLELDIREDLLQQNGYLHGGVLAYAADNAITFAAGTRLGPAILTSGFSIDYLRPAKGIRLVAEARVLHSGRRQATCRCDLLVLGDDGTTTLSAAAQGSVLTRNGPTS, from the coding sequence ATGACCGCACTGACCCTCGAAGACGCCCGGAAGGGTCTCGCTTCGCAACCGTTCAGCGTTCTGCTCAAAGCCAGGGTGGCCGCATTCGGAAACGGTGCCGCGACCCTGGAACTCGACATCCGCGAAGACCTGTTGCAGCAGAACGGGTATCTCCACGGCGGCGTACTCGCCTACGCCGCGGACAACGCGATCACCTTCGCGGCCGGGACGAGGCTGGGTCCGGCCATTCTCACCAGCGGGTTCAGCATCGACTATCTGCGGCCCGCCAAGGGAATCCGGCTCGTGGCGGAGGCTCGGGTCCTGCACAGCGGCCGACGGCAGGCCACCTGCCGCTGCGATCTCCTCGTGCTCGGCGACGACGGAACCACGACGCTCAGCGCCGCGGCACAAGGAAGTGTGCTGACCCGGAACGGTCCCACCTCCTGA
- a CDS encoding TetR family transcriptional regulator C-terminal domain-containing protein, giving the protein MARPSKAAERRAELIEVARRAVLERGVLNLRLRDVAEGAGLSSGSVLYYFPTLTGLLQEVQREAVGRFCSARERAASTKTTPSGRLSAMIRSGLPTGPGDELCVLLYELGTIARRDPVYAARHITLYEQQVRIYTGILEAGAATGEFILTADAVSIARNLVALEDGYGLHLTQAVPTLETATAEAMLLSYARTATSNPLEDRP; this is encoded by the coding sequence ATGGCGAGACCGAGCAAGGCAGCGGAGCGACGTGCCGAACTGATCGAGGTGGCCAGGCGGGCGGTCCTCGAACGCGGCGTGCTGAACCTGCGGCTGAGGGACGTCGCCGAGGGCGCCGGCCTGTCGTCGGGTTCGGTCCTGTACTACTTCCCCACCCTCACCGGCCTGCTCCAGGAGGTGCAGCGGGAGGCGGTGGGGCGGTTCTGTTCGGCACGGGAACGGGCCGCGAGCACGAAGACGACCCCGTCCGGGCGCCTGTCGGCGATGATCCGCAGCGGACTGCCCACCGGACCCGGCGACGAACTCTGCGTACTGCTCTACGAACTCGGCACGATCGCCCGCCGCGATCCCGTATACGCCGCCCGGCACATCACGCTCTACGAACAGCAGGTCCGGATCTACACCGGCATCCTCGAAGCGGGTGCCGCCACCGGTGAGTTCATCCTGACCGCCGACGCGGTGTCGATCGCGCGGAACCTCGTCGCCCTGGAAGACGGCTACGGCCTGCACCTCACCCAGGCCGTGCCGACGCTGGAGACCGCGACCGCCGAAGCGATGTTGCTTTCCTATGCCCGCACAGCCACTTCGAACCCTTTGGAGGACCGTCCATGA
- a CDS encoding YebC/PmpR family DNA-binding transcriptional regulator has translation MSGHSKWATTKHKKANLDAKRGKLFARLIKNIEVAARTGGGDPDGNPTLYDAIQKAKKNSVPQDNIERARKRGAGEEAGGADWQTITYEGYGPNGVAVLIECLTDNKNRAAMEVRTALTRNNGSLADPGSVAYMFNRKGVVIMPKGDAGEDDVLMAVLDAGAEEVNDLDENFEIVAEATDLVPVRKALQEAGFEYESADLTFLPSVSVPLDVEGAKKVFKLIDALEDCDDVQNVYANFDVSDEVMAEVG, from the coding sequence ATGAGCGGCCACTCCAAGTGGGCCACCACGAAGCACAAGAAGGCCAACCTGGACGCGAAGCGCGGCAAGCTCTTCGCCAGGTTGATCAAGAACATCGAGGTGGCGGCCCGGACCGGCGGTGGCGACCCGGACGGCAACCCGACGCTCTACGACGCCATCCAGAAGGCCAAGAAGAACTCGGTCCCGCAGGACAACATCGAGCGCGCCCGCAAACGCGGCGCCGGTGAAGAGGCCGGTGGCGCCGACTGGCAGACCATCACCTACGAAGGCTACGGCCCGAACGGTGTGGCCGTGCTGATCGAATGCCTCACCGACAACAAGAACCGTGCCGCCATGGAGGTGCGGACCGCGCTCACCCGGAACAACGGCTCGCTCGCCGACCCGGGTTCGGTCGCCTACATGTTCAACCGCAAGGGCGTCGTGATCATGCCCAAAGGTGACGCCGGCGAGGACGACGTCCTCATGGCCGTGCTCGACGCGGGCGCGGAAGAGGTGAACGACCTCGACGAGAACTTCGAGATCGTCGCCGAGGCCACCGACCTCGTCCCGGTCCGGAAAGCTTTGCAGGAGGCCGGTTTCGAGTACGAGTCCGCGGACCTCACATTTCTGCCGTCGGTCAGCGTCCCGCTGGACGTCGAAGGCGCAAAGAAGGTCTTCAAGCTCATCGACGCGCTCGAGGATTGTGACGACGTGCAGAACGTGTACGCGAACTTCGACGTATCAGACGAGGTCATGGCCGAGGTTGGTTGA
- a CDS encoding AzlC family ABC transporter permease has protein sequence MRSIWRTTTRVLGRDLLRDIGLVCLADTIVGISYGAIAVGSGFPIWAPMLLSVLVFAGASQFMFVGIIAAGGSPVAAVAAGLLANARHLPFGFAIGDVLGERWSSRIVGSHLMIDESVAFALAQRDEQRRRAAYWVCGIGLFVCWNVGVLAGAYAGTAISDTDAFGLDAAFPAVLLALVLPSLRDRAARLPVLVGVAVALGTTPFLPAGLPVLLALVGVLAGVAAKEPADREPEGVH, from the coding sequence ATGCGTTCGATATGGCGAACAACCACTCGTGTCCTGGGGCGCGATCTTCTCCGTGACATCGGGCTGGTCTGCCTCGCCGACACCATTGTCGGCATCTCCTACGGTGCGATCGCGGTGGGCTCCGGCTTCCCGATCTGGGCGCCGATGCTGCTTTCGGTGCTGGTCTTCGCAGGCGCCTCGCAGTTCATGTTCGTCGGCATCATCGCCGCCGGCGGCAGCCCGGTGGCGGCCGTGGCGGCGGGTCTGCTCGCCAACGCGCGGCATCTGCCGTTCGGCTTCGCGATCGGCGACGTCCTCGGCGAGCGGTGGTCGTCGAGGATCGTGGGCAGTCATTTGATGATCGACGAATCGGTCGCGTTCGCGCTGGCCCAGCGCGACGAACAGCGGCGCCGGGCGGCGTACTGGGTGTGCGGGATCGGGTTGTTCGTGTGCTGGAACGTCGGCGTTCTCGCCGGGGCGTACGCCGGGACCGCGATCAGCGACACCGACGCCTTCGGCCTCGACGCGGCCTTCCCGGCCGTCCTGCTCGCGCTGGTCCTGCCGTCGCTGCGTGATCGTGCCGCCCGGCTGCCGGTGCTCGTCGGCGTGGCCGTCGCGCTGGGCACGACGCCGTTCCTGCCCGCCGGGCTGCCGGTGTTGCTCGCACTGGTCGGCGTGCTGGCCGGGGTGGCCGCGAAGGAACCCGCCGATCGCGAACCCGAGGGAGTGCACTGA
- the pdxS gene encoding pyridoxal 5'-phosphate synthase lyase subunit PdxS encodes MSDDSTNTATTSLTGTARVKRGMAEMLKGGVIMDVVTAEQAKIAEDAGAVAVMALERVPADIRAQGGVARMSDPDLIDGIIEAVSIPVMAKARIGHFVEAQLLQSLGVDYIDESEVLTPADYENHIDKWAFTVPFVCGATNLGEALRRINEGAAMIRSKGEAGTGDVSNATTHMRKIRAELRRLSSLPEDELYVAAKELQAPYDLVKEVAEKGKLPVVLFTAGGIATPADAAMMMQLGAEGVFVGSGIFKSGNPAQRAEAIVKATTFHDDPDVIAKVSRGLGEAMVGINVDDVPEPHRLSERGW; translated from the coding sequence GTGTCTGACGACTCCACGAACACGGCCACCACCTCGCTCACCGGCACCGCCCGGGTCAAGCGCGGGATGGCGGAGATGCTCAAGGGCGGTGTGATCATGGACGTGGTCACCGCCGAGCAGGCGAAGATCGCCGAGGACGCCGGCGCCGTCGCGGTGATGGCGCTCGAGCGGGTCCCCGCGGACATCCGGGCGCAGGGCGGTGTGGCCCGGATGAGCGACCCGGACCTGATCGACGGCATCATCGAGGCCGTCTCGATCCCCGTCATGGCGAAGGCCCGCATCGGCCACTTCGTCGAAGCTCAGCTGCTTCAGTCGCTCGGCGTCGACTACATCGACGAGTCGGAGGTGCTGACTCCCGCCGACTACGAGAACCACATCGACAAGTGGGCCTTCACCGTGCCCTTCGTCTGTGGTGCGACCAACCTCGGCGAGGCGCTGCGCCGCATCAACGAGGGCGCGGCGATGATCCGCTCCAAGGGCGAGGCCGGCACCGGCGACGTCTCGAACGCGACCACGCACATGCGCAAGATCCGCGCGGAGCTGCGCCGCCTTTCCTCGCTGCCCGAGGACGAGCTTTACGTCGCGGCGAAGGAACTTCAGGCCCCGTACGACCTTGTCAAGGAGGTCGCGGAGAAGGGCAAGCTCCCCGTCGTGCTGTTCACCGCGGGCGGCATCGCGACCCCGGCCGACGCCGCGATGATGATGCAGCTCGGTGCCGAAGGCGTGTTCGTCGGCTCCGGCATCTTCAAGTCCGGCAACCCGGCGCAGCGCGCCGAGGCGATCGTCAAGGCCACCACCTTCCACGACGACCCGGACGTCATCGCGAAGGTTTCGCGCGGCCTCGGTGAAGCGATGGTCGGGATCAACGTCGACGACGTGCCCGAACCCCACCGTCTGTCCGAGCGCGGCTGGTAA
- a CDS encoding 3,4-dihydroxy-2-butanone-4-phosphate synthase: MFTGRIGELGAVEEIKGDVLRVRAPKSADRVRDGGSACVNGVRLTVRPVEGVLEAALSAETRRRSTFDALAAGDAVNVETPLQVGDPLDGHLVQGYVDAVGKVIRIDDEGDSRRIWLRPPPRLLDRLLAKSPIALDGVSVTIAEVLRDRISVVLLPVTRSATTLGDLTAGDRVNLELDLVGRLVEKAPPSAVGKALPQLPWAGHVDGRAGVEKVVRRLAAGGGVVVWDPETEGEGDVIFAGARLRPESFTFLLTQVCGFPAVPCAPEVLRRLEIAPMPGEGDRQGTAWSIPVDLASGTGTGVSAAERAATVRKLADPDATAKDFLRPGHVFPLAARPGLLAERAGHTEATVALCTAAGLPPIGVCCEVMNPDGTMAGSADLEVAALCWGMPVVDLADLKAWL; this comes from the coding sequence ATGTTCACTGGGCGAATCGGCGAGCTGGGTGCCGTCGAAGAGATCAAGGGCGACGTGCTGCGGGTGCGGGCGCCGAAGAGTGCGGACCGCGTCCGCGATGGCGGATCGGCGTGCGTCAACGGGGTACGGCTCACCGTGCGACCGGTCGAGGGCGTATTGGAGGCGGCGCTCTCCGCGGAAACCCGTCGCCGGTCGACGTTCGACGCGCTCGCGGCCGGGGACGCCGTCAACGTCGAGACGCCCCTTCAGGTCGGCGATCCGCTGGACGGCCACCTGGTCCAGGGTTACGTCGACGCCGTCGGCAAGGTGATCCGGATCGACGACGAAGGCGACTCCCGCCGGATTTGGCTCCGGCCGCCGCCGCGTCTGCTGGACCGGCTGCTCGCGAAGTCCCCGATCGCCCTCGACGGTGTCAGCGTGACCATCGCCGAGGTCCTGCGTGACCGGATTTCGGTGGTGCTGCTCCCGGTGACCCGCTCGGCCACCACACTCGGCGACTTGACGGCCGGAGACCGGGTGAACCTGGAACTCGACCTGGTCGGCCGCTTGGTGGAGAAGGCGCCCCCTTCGGCGGTGGGAAAGGCGTTGCCCCAGCTGCCGTGGGCCGGTCACGTCGATGGACGCGCCGGCGTGGAGAAGGTGGTGCGCCGGCTCGCCGCCGGTGGCGGTGTCGTCGTGTGGGACCCGGAAACCGAGGGCGAGGGCGACGTGATCTTCGCCGGCGCCCGGCTCCGCCCGGAGTCGTTCACCTTCCTGCTGACCCAGGTCTGCGGCTTCCCGGCGGTGCCGTGCGCGCCGGAAGTGTTGCGGCGCCTCGAGATCGCGCCGATGCCCGGTGAAGGCGACCGGCAGGGAACGGCGTGGTCGATCCCGGTCGACCTGGCCTCGGGAACGGGCACCGGCGTATCCGCCGCCGAACGTGCCGCCACCGTGCGGAAGCTGGCCGATCCGGACGCGACGGCCAAGGACTTCCTCCGTCCCGGACACGTGTTCCCGCTCGCCGCCCGGCCGGGTCTGCTCGCCGAGCGGGCCGGGCACACGGAGGCGACGGTCGCGTTGTGCACCGCCGCCGGCCTGCCCCCGATCGGCGTGTGCTGCGAAGTGATGAACCCCGACGGCACGATGGCAGGCAGCGCCGACCTCGAAGTCGCGGCGCTGTGCTGGGGAATGCCCGTGGTGGATTTGGCCGACCTGAAAGCGTGGCTCTGA
- the pdxT gene encoding pyridoxal 5'-phosphate synthase glutaminase subunit PdxT: protein MAIATGARPVVGVLALQGDVREHAAMVERAGARALPVRRANELSEVDGLVLPGGESTTMSRLLETFELLEPLRERIADGMPAFGSCAGMILLARQALDGRPDQRQLGGLDVVVRRNAFGRQVDSFEADLDFTGVGGGPVHAVFIRAPWVEKAGDGVEVLASVPEMPGFHDAAARIVAVRQGAVLATSFHPELTGDERVHRLFVDLVRQA from the coding sequence GTGGCGATCGCGACGGGGGCACGGCCGGTGGTCGGCGTGCTCGCACTGCAGGGCGACGTGCGTGAGCACGCGGCGATGGTGGAACGCGCCGGCGCGCGAGCGCTGCCGGTCCGCCGCGCGAACGAACTGTCCGAAGTGGACGGTCTGGTGCTGCCGGGCGGCGAATCGACGACCATGTCGAGGCTGCTGGAAACCTTCGAACTGCTGGAGCCGCTGCGCGAGCGCATCGCGGACGGCATGCCCGCGTTCGGCTCCTGCGCCGGGATGATCCTGCTCGCCCGCCAAGCCCTCGACGGGCGGCCTGACCAGCGGCAACTCGGCGGACTCGACGTCGTCGTCCGGCGCAACGCGTTCGGGCGGCAGGTGGACTCCTTCGAAGCCGACCTCGACTTCACCGGCGTCGGCGGCGGACCGGTGCACGCCGTGTTCATCCGTGCCCCGTGGGTCGAAAAGGCGGGCGACGGGGTCGAGGTACTCGCCAGTGTCCCCGAAATGCCGGGCTTCCACGACGCGGCCGCTAGGATCGTCGCGGTCCGGCAGGGGGCGGTACTCGCCACGTCGTTCCACCCCGAACTCACCGGGGACGAACGTGTGCACAGGCTGTTCGTCGACCTCGTGCGGCAGGCTTAA
- a CDS encoding P1 family peptidase, with protein MTRARDLGVPLPGRTGEHNALTDVPGVEIGFTTLVEGDSVRTGVTAVLPRGREDFAVPCAAGTYALNGNGEMTGTAWLAETGSLTLPVLITSTHAVGACHRGVIDWVVRERPDVAAEWLLPVVAETWDGYLNDSTAPTIHGGHAVAAIDAARSGPVGEGSVGGGTGMTCYGFKGGTGTASRLVSYGDDEYTVGVLVQANFGSRREFTVAGEHVGAELGADNPMEEDWAAPSGAGSVIVIVGTDAPLLPGQCTSLARRVPLGLARTGTAGSHFSGDLFLAFSTANPGALTSRFPRTEEAEYESLRFVPWGRLDPFFEAVVQATEEAVLNALFANEEMTGHRGHRVPALPTARWHRG; from the coding sequence ATGACCCGCGCCCGTGACCTGGGTGTCCCGCTGCCCGGCAGGACCGGTGAGCACAACGCGCTCACCGACGTTCCCGGCGTCGAAATCGGCTTCACGACGCTCGTCGAGGGCGACTCCGTGCGGACCGGCGTCACCGCCGTCCTGCCGCGCGGCCGCGAGGATTTCGCCGTGCCGTGCGCGGCCGGGACGTACGCCCTCAACGGCAACGGCGAGATGACCGGAACCGCGTGGCTGGCCGAGACCGGGTCGCTGACCCTGCCGGTGCTGATCACCTCCACGCACGCCGTCGGCGCTTGCCACCGCGGTGTGATCGACTGGGTGGTGCGCGAGCGGCCGGACGTGGCCGCCGAATGGCTGCTGCCGGTGGTCGCCGAGACCTGGGACGGTTACCTGAACGACAGCACCGCGCCGACCATCCACGGTGGACACGCCGTCGCGGCGATCGACGCCGCGCGAAGCGGCCCGGTCGGCGAAGGATCCGTCGGCGGCGGCACCGGGATGACCTGTTACGGCTTCAAGGGCGGCACGGGAACGGCCTCCCGCCTCGTGTCCTATGGGGACGACGAGTACACCGTGGGCGTGCTGGTACAGGCCAACTTCGGCTCACGCCGGGAATTCACCGTCGCGGGCGAGCACGTCGGGGCGGAACTCGGCGCCGACAACCCGATGGAGGAGGACTGGGCGGCACCGTCGGGCGCGGGGTCGGTGATCGTGATCGTGGGCACCGACGCTCCGCTGCTCCCCGGTCAGTGCACGTCACTCGCCCGCCGCGTCCCGCTCGGCCTGGCCCGCACCGGCACCGCCGGCTCGCACTTCTCCGGTGACCTCTTCCTCGCGTTCAGCACGGCGAACCCGGGGGCGCTCACCAGCCGGTTCCCGCGGACGGAGGAAGCCGAGTACGAAAGCCTGCGCTTCGTTCCTTGGGGCAGGCTCGATCCGTTCTTCGAAGCCGTGGTGCAGGCGACCGAGGAGGCGGTGCTCAACGCGCTGTTCGCGAACGAGGAGATGACCGGCCATCGCGGTCACCGGGTTCCGGCGTTGCCGACGGCGCGCTGGCACCGGGGCTAG
- a CDS encoding FAD-binding oxidoreductase has protein sequence MELDRRTVLRLAGAVPVLAAAPAAISGGGGPWERLRARLTGGLFRPGDPGYDEARLGFFSLYDHRLPAGVVVCATEDDVRRCVDFAARQRIPLAARSGGHSYAGYSLVDRGLVVDLSRLNAVEILPGGRAAIGAGARLGQVYEALAAAGRALPAGSCPQVGIAGLTLGGGIGVLAREYGLTCDNVESVRFVGADGKLRLVSAETAPDLLWALRGGGGGNFGIVTSFTFRTAAARTLTNFTLTFPPAVLAALVAAWQEWQPAMPDELWSGMGLGATAANCGGCFVGSAARVNPLLDELVRRVGTQPTEREVTEQGHLATMRAFAQEAEFPAAVAQRGEYVATSRMLTHPVPDPGALASLLTSDPKLYSIVDAYGGAIARVPSSDSCFPHRSALGSIQITRGLEGGEAYARRSIGLVRDELGREYGQAGYVNYIDPEMPDWAKAYYGDSLPRLRRVARKYDPDGLFAFEQGLAR, from the coding sequence ATGGAGCTCGACAGGCGAACGGTGTTGCGGCTGGCAGGCGCGGTTCCGGTGCTCGCGGCGGCGCCCGCGGCGATTTCCGGGGGCGGTGGTCCGTGGGAACGGCTGCGCGCCCGGCTGACGGGTGGGCTGTTCCGGCCCGGCGACCCCGGCTATGACGAAGCGCGGCTCGGGTTCTTCAGCCTCTACGACCATCGGCTGCCTGCCGGTGTGGTGGTCTGCGCGACCGAGGACGACGTCCGGCGTTGCGTCGATTTCGCGGCCAGGCAGCGGATTCCGCTCGCGGCCCGTTCCGGCGGGCACAGTTACGCCGGCTATTCCCTTGTGGACAGAGGGCTCGTCGTCGACCTGTCGCGGCTGAACGCGGTCGAGATCCTGCCCGGCGGCCGGGCGGCGATCGGCGCGGGCGCGCGGCTCGGCCAGGTATACGAGGCACTGGCGGCGGCGGGCCGCGCCCTGCCCGCCGGCAGTTGTCCTCAGGTCGGCATCGCGGGCCTGACCCTCGGCGGCGGAATCGGCGTGCTGGCCCGCGAATACGGTCTCACCTGCGACAACGTGGAATCCGTGCGGTTCGTCGGCGCTGACGGGAAACTGCGCCTGGTGTCGGCGGAGACCGCACCGGACCTGCTGTGGGCGTTGCGCGGAGGTGGTGGCGGCAACTTCGGCATCGTCACGTCGTTCACCTTCCGCACGGCGGCGGCCAGGACGCTGACGAACTTCACCTTGACCTTCCCGCCCGCCGTGCTGGCCGCGCTGGTCGCGGCCTGGCAGGAGTGGCAGCCCGCGATGCCGGACGAACTGTGGTCCGGGATGGGTCTCGGCGCGACGGCCGCGAACTGCGGTGGCTGCTTCGTGGGCTCCGCCGCGCGGGTGAACCCGCTGCTGGACGAGCTGGTCCGCCGCGTCGGCACCCAGCCGACCGAACGCGAGGTGACCGAGCAGGGCCACCTGGCCACGATGCGGGCCTTCGCCCAGGAGGCAGAGTTCCCCGCCGCGGTCGCCCAGCGCGGTGAGTACGTGGCCACATCGAGGATGCTGACCCATCCGGTACCCGACCCCGGCGCGCTGGCGTCGTTGCTGACGAGTGATCCGAAGCTGTATTCGATCGTGGACGCGTACGGGGGCGCGATCGCGCGGGTGCCGTCGAGCGACTCGTGCTTCCCGCACCGATCGGCGCTGGGCAGCATCCAGATCACCCGTGGCCTGGAGGGCGGCGAGGCGTACGCGCGCCGGTCGATCGGCCTGGTCCGCGACGAACTCGGCCGGGAGTACGGGCAGGCCGGGTACGTCAACTACATCGATCCGGAGATGCCGGACTGGGCGAAGGCGTACTACGGCGACAGCCTCCCGCGGCTGCGGCGGGTGGCGCGGAAGTACGACCCGGACGGCCTCTTCGCCTTCGAACAGGGCCTGGCCCGCTGA
- a CDS encoding XRE family transcriptional regulator, translating into MSPTASDGAPLDVIATSLRRERARTGLSLTEVARRAGIAKSTLSQLESGAGNPSVETIWALCVALDVPFSRVVEPERPRVQVIRSGSGPTVFAEHADYACTLLSSCPPGARRDVYLIRAEPGKPRLSDPHMSGIVEHMILSAGRARVGPQDDPVELLPGDYICYPGDIPHIFEALEPGTYGVEIAEYT; encoded by the coding sequence ATGTCCCCGACCGCGTCCGACGGCGCCCCACTGGACGTCATCGCCACGTCCCTGCGCCGGGAACGCGCCCGCACCGGGTTGTCCCTCACCGAGGTCGCCAGACGCGCCGGCATCGCCAAGTCCACGCTCTCCCAACTGGAGTCCGGGGCCGGCAACCCGAGCGTCGAGACGATCTGGGCGTTGTGCGTCGCGCTCGATGTGCCCTTCTCCCGGGTGGTCGAGCCCGAACGCCCCCGTGTGCAGGTCATCCGGTCGGGCAGCGGGCCGACGGTGTTCGCCGAACACGCCGACTACGCGTGCACACTGCTCAGTTCCTGTCCGCCCGGCGCCCGGCGCGACGTCTACCTGATTCGCGCCGAGCCCGGAAAGCCGCGGCTTTCGGATCCGCACATGAGCGGCATCGTCGAGCACATGATCCTCAGCGCCGGGCGGGCCAGGGTCGGGCCGCAGGACGATCCGGTGGAACTGCTGCCCGGTGACTACATCTGCTATCCCGGCGACATCCCGCACATCTTCGAGGCGCTCGAACCGGGTACGTACGGCGTGGAGATCGCGGAGTACACCTGA